Proteins from one Pelorhabdus rhamnosifermentans genomic window:
- a CDS encoding amino acid ABC transporter ATP-binding protein, with amino-acid sequence MIHIENIHKQFGDLQVLKGIDLQVAEKEVVVIIGPSGSGKSTLLRCMNYLEEPTDGLITVDGISLTSEANINKVREEVGMVFQRFNLFPHMTVLDNITLAPMKVRKLAKSAAQGAARTLLTKVGLSDKAEAYPEQLSGGQQQRVAIARALAMRPKVMLFDEPTSALDPEMINEVLDVMRDLAREGMTMVVVTHEMGFAKEVGDRVVFMDGGKIVEEGQPEQIFGHPQEERTRAFLSKIL; translated from the coding sequence ATGATCCACATTGAGAATATTCATAAACAATTTGGCGATCTTCAGGTTCTGAAGGGGATTGATCTTCAGGTGGCTGAAAAAGAAGTGGTTGTCATTATTGGTCCGAGTGGTTCTGGAAAGAGTACGCTGCTCCGGTGTATGAACTATTTGGAAGAACCCACAGACGGACTGATTACGGTCGATGGCATTTCGCTGACAAGTGAGGCGAATATTAATAAGGTCAGGGAAGAAGTCGGTATGGTTTTTCAGCGCTTTAACTTGTTCCCCCATATGACGGTCCTTGATAATATTACACTGGCTCCTATGAAGGTTCGTAAATTAGCAAAGTCTGCTGCCCAAGGGGCGGCGCGGACTTTATTAACGAAGGTTGGCTTGTCTGATAAGGCGGAGGCTTATCCTGAACAGCTTTCAGGAGGACAGCAGCAGCGGGTAGCCATTGCTCGGGCACTAGCCATGCGGCCCAAGGTCATGCTGTTTGATGAACCGACTTCGGCTCTTGATCCGGAGATGATTAATGAAGTCCTGGATGTTATGAGGGATCTGGCTCGTGAGGGTATGACCATGGTCGTTGTGACTCACGAAATGGGTTTTGCCAAAGAAGTAGGGGACCGTGTTGTTTTTATGGATGGCGGAAAAATTGTGGAAGAGGGTCAGCCTGAACAGATTTTTGGTCATCCCCAGGAAGAAAGGACTCGCGCATTTTTGTCGAAAATTCTGTAG
- the hpf gene encoding ribosome hibernation-promoting factor, HPF/YfiA family: MKMNVRGKNIEITPALRDYVEKRVGKITKYFDAIGDISAVLKVEKGHHIVEVTVPINGMLLRGEESTNDMYTSIDLVVDKIEKQIEKYKTKISRKLRSGTFRGDLVPNVKETDQEEFKLVRTKRFAVKPMAAEEAIMQMNLIHHDFYVFMNSESEEVNVIYRRRDGNYGLIEPEF, from the coding sequence ATGAAAATGAACGTACGCGGAAAAAACATCGAAATTACGCCAGCTTTACGAGATTATGTCGAAAAACGCGTAGGTAAAATCACAAAATATTTTGATGCTATTGGTGATATTTCTGCCGTCCTCAAAGTGGAAAAAGGTCATCATATTGTGGAGGTCACTGTACCGATTAATGGCATGCTATTACGGGGTGAAGAATCGACAAATGATATGTACACTTCCATTGATCTCGTTGTTGACAAAATTGAAAAACAAATAGAAAAATATAAAACGAAAATTTCTCGTAAGCTGAGATCCGGAACCTTTCGGGGTGATTTGGTACCGAATGTGAAAGAGACGGATCAAGAAGAATTTAAACTTGTACGGACGAAACGGTTTGCTGTGAAACCCATGGCAGCGGAAGAGGCCATTATGCAAATGAATCTTATTCATCATGATTTCTATGTTTTTATGAATTCCGAATCAGAAGAGGTCAATGTGATTTATCGTCGTAGGGACGGAAATTACGGTCTCATTGAACCGGAGTTTTAA